In the genome of Streptomyces collinus, one region contains:
- a CDS encoding acyl-CoA dehydrogenase family protein, whose translation MDARFTDEQEEIRRTLRDLLDKRCGPQELRAAVDTPAGHDRALWTALAGHLGLPGLALPETCGGVGGTVTEMALACEETGRALAPTPLLATAVLAAPLLLALGTGAQRAGLLPRIASGGLTAALAVPGPALATALALTGHDRRGQWAGGGRAGGVQARRAEGCWRVYGQVDQVLDGHSAELLVVAAHTGGFARSRVLLFLVHGDAAGLTRVRQTTLDATRPQGRIQLRDVPAELLGDEAADALSALARLGGTAAACLAAEAVGAAGRVLERTVEYVGQREQFGRPVGSFQAVKHRLADAYVQVQAARSAAYYAAWAAAAPAPGAETAGSLALAQALEALRRAAAEGIQLHGGIGFTWEHEAHLYFKRAAGDELLFGPVHRLRAHAADAAHVFEEAGT comes from the coding sequence ATGGACGCCCGCTTCACCGACGAACAGGAAGAGATCCGCCGCACCCTGCGCGACCTGCTCGACAAGCGGTGCGGTCCACAAGAGCTGCGGGCCGCCGTCGACACCCCGGCCGGACACGACCGGGCGCTGTGGACCGCCCTCGCCGGGCACCTGGGGCTGCCCGGACTGGCGCTCCCCGAGACCTGCGGCGGAGTCGGCGGCACGGTGACCGAGATGGCCCTGGCCTGCGAGGAGACGGGCCGGGCCCTCGCCCCCACCCCCCTGCTGGCCACCGCCGTCCTCGCCGCCCCGCTGCTGCTCGCCCTCGGCACCGGCGCCCAGCGCGCCGGGCTCCTGCCGCGCATCGCCTCCGGCGGACTCACCGCCGCCCTCGCCGTACCGGGGCCCGCTCTCGCCACCGCCCTCGCGCTCACCGGCCACGACCGGCGCGGGCAGTGGGCCGGCGGGGGGCGGGCCGGGGGCGTGCAGGCCCGGCGGGCGGAGGGCTGCTGGCGGGTGTACGGGCAGGTCGACCAGGTACTCGACGGGCACAGTGCCGAGCTGCTCGTGGTCGCCGCGCACACCGGGGGTTTCGCCCGGTCGCGCGTGCTGCTCTTCCTCGTGCACGGGGACGCCGCCGGCCTCACCCGGGTACGGCAGACCACCCTGGACGCCACCCGCCCGCAGGGGCGCATCCAACTGCGCGACGTGCCGGCCGAGTTGCTGGGCGACGAGGCCGCCGACGCCCTCTCCGCCCTGGCCCGGCTCGGCGGCACCGCCGCCGCCTGCCTCGCCGCCGAGGCCGTGGGGGCCGCCGGCCGGGTGCTGGAGCGGACCGTCGAGTACGTGGGGCAGCGCGAGCAGTTCGGCAGGCCGGTCGGCTCCTTCCAGGCGGTCAAGCACCGGCTGGCCGACGCCTACGTCCAGGTCCAGGCGGCCCGGTCGGCGGCGTACTACGCGGCCTGGGCCGCCGCGGCCCCGGCCCCCGGGGCGGAGACGGCCGGCTCCCTCGCCCTCGCCCAGGCGCTCGAAGCGCTGCGCCGCGCCGCCGCCGAGGGGATCCAGCTGCACGGCGGCATCGGGTTCACCTGGGAGCACGAGGCTCACCTGTACTTCAAGCGTGCCGCGGGCGACGAGCTGCTGTTCGGGCCGGTGCACCGGCTGCGGGCGCACGCGGCCGACGCGGCACACGTCTTCGAGGAGGCCGGCACATGA
- a CDS encoding thiolase C-terminal domain-containing protein, with protein MVARRKVAVVGAALSDCGRVDDATPYALHAQAARRALADAGLDRTLVDGFASAGLGTLAPVEVAAYLGLRPTWVDSTSVGGSTWEVMAAHAAVAIATGRARAVLLVYGSTARADVRAGRRTGTLSFGTRGPLQFEVPYGHTLIAKYAMAARRHMIEYGTTIEQLAEVAVQARANAALNPEAMHRTPVTVDEVLAGPMIADPFTKLHCCVRSDGGAAVLLVAEEYVRDCRTSPVWVLGSGECVSHAAMSEWPDFTVSPAAVSGRLAFERAGVRPSEIDVAEIYDAFTYMTLVTLEDLGFCAKGEGGAFVEKGRLRVEGGELPVNTDGGGLSAQHPGMRGLFLLVEAVRQLRGECGQRQVRRGDGTLPRLAVASGTGGWFCSSGTVVLGAG; from the coding sequence ATGGTGGCCCGGAGGAAAGTGGCCGTCGTCGGCGCGGCCCTCTCGGACTGTGGCCGCGTGGACGACGCGACGCCGTACGCCCTGCACGCCCAGGCGGCCCGCCGCGCCCTGGCGGACGCGGGCCTGGACCGCACGCTCGTCGACGGCTTCGCCTCGGCGGGCCTCGGCACCCTGGCGCCCGTCGAGGTCGCCGCGTACCTGGGGCTCCGCCCCACCTGGGTCGACTCCACCTCCGTGGGCGGCTCCACCTGGGAGGTCATGGCGGCCCACGCGGCGGTCGCGATCGCGACCGGGCGCGCCCGCGCGGTGCTGCTGGTCTACGGTTCGACGGCCCGCGCCGACGTCCGGGCGGGCCGCCGCACCGGGACCCTGTCGTTCGGCACACGGGGCCCCCTGCAGTTCGAAGTCCCCTACGGCCACACCCTGATCGCCAAGTACGCCATGGCGGCGCGGCGCCACATGATCGAGTACGGCACGACGATCGAGCAGCTGGCGGAGGTGGCGGTGCAGGCCCGGGCCAACGCCGCCCTCAACCCGGAGGCGATGCACCGCACCCCGGTCACGGTCGACGAGGTCCTGGCCGGTCCCATGATCGCCGACCCCTTCACCAAGCTGCACTGCTGCGTGCGCTCCGACGGCGGGGCGGCGGTGCTGCTGGTCGCCGAGGAGTACGTGCGGGACTGCCGTACGTCACCGGTGTGGGTGCTGGGCTCCGGGGAGTGCGTATCGCACGCGGCGATGTCCGAGTGGCCGGACTTCACGGTGTCGCCGGCGGCGGTGAGCGGGCGGCTGGCGTTCGAGCGGGCGGGGGTGCGGCCGTCGGAGATCGACGTGGCCGAGATCTACGACGCGTTCACCTACATGACGCTGGTGACGCTGGAGGACCTCGGCTTCTGCGCGAAGGGCGAGGGCGGGGCGTTCGTGGAGAAGGGGCGGCTGCGGGTCGAGGGCGGTGAGCTGCCGGTGAACACCGACGGGGGCGGGCTGTCGGCGCAGCACCCGGGGATGCGGGGGCTGTTCCTGCTGGTGGAGGCGGTGCGGCAGCTGCGCGGGGAGTGCGGGCAGCGGCAGGTGCGGCGGGGCGACGGCACGCTGCCGCGCCTGGCGGTGGCGTCGGGGACGGGGGGCTGGTTCTGCTCGTCGGGGACGGTGGTGCTGGGGGCGGGGTGA
- a CDS encoding pyridoxine/pyridoxamine 5'-phosphate oxidase, with amino-acid sequence MATDLHDLLRSLRVWDPEVTDLPAFEPAGAPAAPLPLFTEWFAAAVAAGQTEPHTMSLATSDDSGLPDVRIVMLHGADADGWSFASHAGSRKGRHLAGRPYAALGFYWPVLGRQVRVRGPVTAAPSEDAQGDLHARSTGALAAALTGRQSEVLPSLDDLARASESAWERASREPEAPVPSWTLYRLRADEVEFFQGDGRRRHVRLRYRREGEPGGEAWTRELLWP; translated from the coding sequence ATGGCAACCGATCTTCACGACCTGCTGAGGTCACTTCGGGTCTGGGACCCGGAGGTCACCGACCTGCCCGCCTTCGAGCCGGCCGGCGCCCCGGCCGCTCCCCTGCCCCTGTTCACCGAGTGGTTCGCGGCGGCGGTGGCGGCCGGCCAGACGGAACCGCACACCATGTCGCTGGCGACCTCGGACGACTCGGGCCTGCCCGACGTACGGATCGTGATGCTGCACGGCGCGGACGCCGACGGCTGGTCCTTCGCGTCCCACGCCGGCAGCCGCAAGGGCCGGCACCTCGCCGGCCGCCCGTACGCCGCGCTCGGCTTCTACTGGCCGGTGCTGGGCCGCCAGGTCCGGGTGCGCGGCCCGGTGACGGCGGCCCCCTCCGAGGACGCCCAGGGCGACCTGCACGCCCGCTCGACCGGCGCGCTGGCGGCGGCGCTGACCGGGCGGCAGAGCGAGGTCCTCCCCTCGCTGGACGACCTGGCCCGGGCCTCGGAGTCGGCGTGGGAGCGGGCGTCACGGGAACCGGAGGCACCGGTGCCGTCCTGGACGCTGTACCGGCTGCGGGCCGATGAGGTGGAGTTCTTCCAGGGAGACGGGCGACGGCGGCACGTCCGGCTCCGCTACCGGCGGGAGGGGGAGCCAGGCGGCGAGGCGTGGACGCGGGAGCTGCTGTGGCCATGA
- a CDS encoding DUF5958 family protein → MTLNERAVLLNELAQGLCPPEVGLAWFEGLGEDEQSEVLLLLREFCGQARATAEDASEAIRRSGLRPTHTPSVLILAGRIDQQLGKVAALRPRHERIKAFRLLVHVLGVADARRRERYCADGCGHDWHRLGGGAPGRPPSAPPGG, encoded by the coding sequence ATGACCCTGAACGAGCGCGCTGTGCTGCTCAACGAGCTCGCCCAGGGCCTGTGCCCGCCGGAGGTGGGGCTCGCCTGGTTCGAGGGCCTGGGTGAGGACGAACAGAGCGAGGTGCTGCTGTTGCTCCGCGAGTTCTGCGGCCAGGCCCGGGCCACCGCTGAAGACGCCTCGGAGGCCATCCGGCGCTCCGGGCTGCGGCCGACCCACACGCCGTCGGTGCTGATCCTGGCCGGGCGCATCGACCAGCAGCTGGGAAAGGTCGCCGCCCTGCGGCCGCGGCACGAGCGGATCAAGGCATTCCGTTTGCTGGTCCACGTTCTGGGCGTGGCGGACGCGCGGCGCCGGGAGCGGTACTGTGCCGACGGGTGCGGTCACGACTGGCATCGGCTGGGCGGAGGCGCCCCTGGGCGGCCCCCCTCGGCGCCACCCGGAGGGTGA
- a CDS encoding GNAT family N-acetyltransferase — MDTDTGSNAPTDTGRWRLTHDLDDFLTRAGAFLRSRPALHTVPLTVTETLRTRGRSVYGEGAPEFGVLERAGEVRAAFFRTPPHWLNVTALTSEEADALAARLAALGRSLPGVNAECGTAGAFTEAWQRHTGVTGALRQRQRLYRLGTLTAPGPVPPGRPRVAVESDRERLGRWHDEFSEAVGLGTVRDSAEWADARIDSGGITFWETPDGTPVAMAGTSPRVAGQVRVTTVYTPPPFRGRGYAGAATAEVSRAALAAGADEVLLFTDLANPTSNGLYQRIGYRPVADFEVYDFTQESER; from the coding sequence ATGGACACCGACACCGGAAGCAACGCCCCTACGGACACGGGTCGTTGGCGCCTCACCCATGACCTCGACGACTTCCTGACCCGCGCGGGTGCCTTCCTCCGGTCCCGGCCGGCGCTGCACACCGTGCCGTTGACCGTCACGGAGACCCTGCGCACGCGCGGCCGGTCGGTGTACGGGGAGGGCGCACCGGAGTTCGGCGTACTGGAACGGGCCGGAGAGGTCCGGGCGGCCTTCTTCCGCACTCCGCCGCACTGGCTGAACGTCACGGCCCTCACCTCCGAGGAAGCCGACGCCCTCGCCGCGCGCCTTGCCGCCCTCGGCCGGAGCCTGCCCGGGGTGAACGCGGAGTGCGGTACCGCGGGCGCCTTCACGGAGGCCTGGCAGCGGCACACGGGCGTGACGGGGGCCCTCCGCCAGCGCCAGCGGCTCTACCGGCTCGGCACCCTGACCGCGCCCGGACCCGTGCCGCCCGGCCGCCCCCGGGTCGCCGTCGAGTCCGACCGTGAGCGCCTTGGGCGCTGGCACGACGAGTTCAGTGAAGCCGTCGGCCTGGGCACCGTCCGCGACTCCGCGGAGTGGGCGGACGCCCGTATCGACAGCGGCGGCATCACCTTCTGGGAGACCCCCGACGGCACTCCCGTCGCCATGGCCGGCACGAGCCCCCGGGTCGCCGGTCAGGTCCGGGTCACCACGGTGTACACCCCGCCCCCCTTCCGCGGGCGCGGCTACGCGGGCGCGGCGACGGCCGAGGTCAGCCGTGCCGCGCTGGCCGCCGGGGCGGACGAGGTCCTCCTCTTCACGGACCTGGCCAACCCGACCAGCAACGGCCTCTACCAGCGCATCGGGTACCGGCCGGTGGCGGACTTCGAGGTGTACGACTTCACGCAGGAGAGCGAGAGATGA
- a CDS encoding DUF4287 domain-containing protein, translating to MTAPVKGPASYFPSIEKKYGRPVAEWQELIRTSPLTRHMELVNWLKTEHGLGHGHANALVAHTLAGSGGA from the coding sequence ATGACCGCACCTGTGAAGGGCCCCGCCAGTTACTTCCCCTCGATCGAGAAGAAGTACGGCCGGCCGGTCGCCGAGTGGCAGGAGCTCATCCGCACCTCGCCGCTGACCCGGCACATGGAGCTCGTCAACTGGCTCAAGACCGAACACGGCCTGGGGCACGGCCACGCCAACGCGCTGGTGGCGCACACGCTCGCCGGGAGCGGCGGCGCCTGA
- a CDS encoding GNAT family N-acetyltransferase, whose translation MAPIRAHSPTGPHPDLRGHGLLLRPWDAGSGADVDTWLRGLRDPEFRRWNTPLRPVTDRASARESLLARAQAAMEGTSVSFRVADARSDTPLGHIGVNEIKYHLKTARVGYWVLPEARGQGVATRALLLAARWALTELGMHRLELDHAVGHDASCRIAERCGFPYEGTLRGAIFQEERHDAFRDAHLHARLATDPEPADPWGEPGGRDANM comes from the coding sequence ATGGCCCCCATACGCGCCCACTCACCGACCGGCCCCCACCCGGATCTCCGCGGCCACGGCCTCCTCCTGCGCCCCTGGGACGCGGGGTCCGGTGCCGATGTCGACACGTGGCTGCGCGGGCTGCGGGACCCGGAGTTCCGGCGCTGGAACACCCCGCTGCGGCCGGTCACGGACCGGGCGAGTGCGCGGGAGTCGCTGCTCGCGCGGGCGCAGGCCGCCATGGAGGGGACGTCGGTGTCGTTCCGGGTCGCGGACGCGCGCAGCGACACCCCACTGGGGCACATCGGCGTCAACGAGATCAAGTACCACCTGAAGACCGCCCGGGTCGGCTACTGGGTCCTCCCCGAGGCCCGCGGCCAGGGTGTCGCCACCCGGGCCCTCCTGCTCGCCGCCCGCTGGGCCCTGACGGAACTCGGCATGCACCGGCTGGAGCTGGACCACGCGGTCGGTCACGACGCGTCGTGCCGGATCGCCGAGAGATGCGGGTTCCCGTACGAGGGGACCCTGCGCGGCGCGATCTTCCAGGAAGAGCGGCACGACGCGTTCCGGGACGCCCATCTGCACGCCCGCCTGGCCACGGATCCGGAGCCGGCGGACCCGTGGGGAGAACCGGGTGGACGGGACGCGAATATGTGA
- a CDS encoding Zn-ribbon domain-containing OB-fold protein, with protein MAGRFDLPEPDAFTRTYWDAAAGGRLLIRRCGACGRAHHYPREFCPHCWSEDVTWETASGRATLYTWSVVHRNDLPPFADRVPYVAAVVELAEGPRMMTEIVGTAVHPSGRAPELSGGAELEVAFREGIPVFRPVPTV; from the coding sequence ATGGCCGGCCGCTTCGACCTGCCCGAGCCCGACGCCTTCACGCGCACGTACTGGGACGCGGCCGCCGGGGGCAGACTGCTGATCCGCCGCTGCGGGGCCTGCGGCCGGGCCCACCACTATCCGCGCGAGTTCTGCCCTCACTGCTGGAGCGAGGACGTGACGTGGGAGACGGCGAGCGGCCGCGCCACGCTCTACACCTGGTCCGTCGTCCACCGCAACGACCTGCCGCCGTTCGCCGACCGTGTGCCGTACGTCGCCGCCGTGGTCGAACTCGCCGAGGGGCCACGGATGATGACGGAGATCGTGGGGACGGCGGTCCACCCGTCCGGGCGGGCTCCGGAGCTGTCGGGCGGGGCCGAACTGGAGGTGGCGTTCCGGGAGGGGATCCCGGTGTTCCGTCCGGTGCCGACGGTCTGA
- a CDS encoding DoxX family protein: MDTIWLTGAEWLAVLRIGLGLWWLESWRHKDRKAWFERGTGIAWAAGIAAEHRWSAVRSGFEAAVAPRPRVMAYVVVYAELALGLGLITGFLTPVALAGGLLLNALYFTLMIHDVAEQGQNSMMALMSVVALFGMSWQTWSLDSALGLL, translated from the coding sequence ATGGACACGATCTGGCTCACCGGAGCGGAATGGCTGGCCGTGCTGCGGATCGGGCTCGGGCTGTGGTGGCTGGAGAGCTGGCGGCACAAGGACCGCAAGGCCTGGTTCGAGCGGGGCACCGGCATCGCCTGGGCGGCCGGCATAGCCGCCGAGCACCGCTGGAGCGCCGTCCGTTCCGGCTTCGAGGCGGCCGTCGCGCCGCGCCCGCGCGTGATGGCGTACGTCGTCGTCTACGCGGAACTGGCCCTCGGCCTGGGTCTGATCACCGGCTTCCTCACCCCCGTCGCCCTGGCCGGCGGACTGCTCCTCAACGCCCTCTACTTCACGCTCATGATCCACGACGTCGCCGAGCAGGGGCAGAACTCGATGATGGCGCTGATGTCGGTGGTCGCGCTGTTCGGGATGTCCTGGCAGACCTGGTCGCTGGACAGCGCGCTGGGGCTCTTGTGA
- a CDS encoding flavin-containing monooxygenase — MADSTPPTHASAQPPPDRPVYVIGGGPGGLAVAYALRARGIRAVVLEKSDRVGASWRRHYDRLHLHTTRRLSALPGLPMPRRFGRWVSRDDVVRYLEKYAEHHRLEIVTGVEVSRVERTPDGTGWLLHATGGRELTGAAVVVATGYNHTPRLPDWPGRAAFTGEFLHAGEYRSGKPYAGRDVLVVGVGNTGAEIAVDLVESGASRVRLAVRTVPHIVRRSTAGWAAQYSGVLVRRLPVGLVDRISRAQARVALPDLSAHGLPRPDTGLYTRVKQGAIPVQDVGLIDAVRKGRVEIVAAVDGFEDGDKIALADGSRISPDVVIAATGYVRALEGLVGHLGVLDDRGRPVTHGARTPSTAPGLYFTGFTNPISGNLREMALDAVKIAKAVARNGAGSASRLPG; from the coding sequence ATGGCCGACTCCACACCCCCCACACACGCCTCCGCGCAGCCCCCACCCGACCGCCCCGTCTACGTCATCGGCGGCGGCCCCGGAGGGCTCGCCGTCGCGTACGCGCTGCGCGCCCGGGGCATACGGGCCGTCGTCCTGGAGAAGTCCGACCGCGTCGGGGCGTCGTGGCGCCGCCACTACGACCGGCTGCACCTGCACACCACCCGACGGCTCTCGGCCCTGCCCGGGCTGCCGATGCCGCGCCGGTTCGGGCGGTGGGTGTCCCGGGACGACGTGGTGCGGTACCTGGAGAAGTACGCCGAGCACCACCGCCTCGAAATCGTCACCGGCGTCGAGGTGTCCCGCGTCGAGCGCACCCCCGACGGCACGGGCTGGCTGCTGCACGCCACCGGCGGCCGCGAACTGACCGGCGCGGCGGTGGTCGTCGCCACCGGCTACAACCACACCCCGCGGCTGCCCGACTGGCCGGGCCGGGCCGCCTTCACCGGCGAGTTCCTGCACGCCGGTGAGTACCGCAGCGGCAAGCCCTACGCGGGCCGGGACGTCCTCGTCGTCGGGGTGGGCAACACCGGCGCCGAGATCGCCGTCGACCTGGTGGAGAGCGGCGCCTCCCGGGTCCGGCTCGCCGTGCGCACGGTCCCCCACATTGTGCGCCGCTCCACCGCCGGCTGGGCCGCCCAGTACAGCGGGGTCCTCGTCCGCCGGCTGCCGGTCGGGCTGGTCGACCGGATCTCCCGGGCGCAGGCCAGGGTGGCCCTGCCCGACCTGTCGGCCCACGGGCTGCCGCGCCCCGACACGGGGCTGTACACCCGGGTGAAGCAGGGGGCGATCCCGGTGCAGGACGTCGGCCTGATCGACGCGGTACGCAAGGGCCGGGTGGAGATCGTGGCCGCCGTGGACGGTTTCGAGGACGGCGACAAGATCGCCCTGGCCGACGGCAGCCGGATCTCCCCGGACGTCGTGATCGCCGCCACCGGCTACGTCCGTGCCCTGGAGGGCCTGGTCGGCCACCTCGGCGTGCTCGACGACCGCGGCAGGCCCGTCACCCACGGCGCCCGCACCCCGAGCACCGCCCCCGGCCTGTACTTCACCGGCTTCACCAACCCGATCAGCGGCAACCTGCGCGAGATGGCGCTGGACGCGGTGAAGATCGCCAAGGCCGTCGCACGGAACGGCGCGGGGAGCGCGTCCCGGCTGCCGGGCTGA
- a CDS encoding acetate--CoA ligase family protein yields MLGSTHGTLTTDSRRTRAIACGERSGPAVHGRPAQAGDLDVSGRPLHAGVPDLDRFFRPRTVAVIGASDAAGRPNTGITRQLVDWAERVGARLHPVHPSRPSVFGIPCSPSVAGLPEQVDLAVVLVGDPLPVIEELAEAKTRFAVVFASGFAETGPEGEAAQRRLTAAVERSGLRLLGPNTNLNAFERFRDDLEGPAIALITQSGHQGRPVFALQELGIRLSHWAPTGNEADLDSADFLAWFAEQPEVGAIACYLEGLKDGRSFLLAADRAARRGVPVVAVKVGRTETGARTAASHTGKLTGADAVVDAALRQYGVIRVDGLDELQDTAALLARARPPRADGVVVYSISGGTGAHVADLATAAGLSLPELSEARQAELHQWIPEYLSVANPVDNGGHPVGDERGRKIIDAILGDPAVGVLICPVTGPFPPLSDRLVRDLVDAAEQTDKLVCVVWGSPVGTEPAYREVLLGSSRVATFRTVGNCLTAVRAYLAHHRFTAAYRSPFDEAPRTPSPSYRKAQALMQPGRQLSEHAAKQLLRAYGIRVPREQLVTSAAAAVRAAGLVGYPVVMKASGARIAHKTELGLVKIGLTSASQVRDAYRELTDIARYEDVALDGVLVCQMVEQGVEMVVGVAHDDLFGPTVTVGLGGVLVEVLRDTAVGVPPFGEGQARDMLAGLRGRALLDGVRGRPAADLDALVEVVLRVQRMALELGDQLAELDINPLMVLPQGQGAVALDALAVCR; encoded by the coding sequence ATGCTTGGATCGACCCACGGCACCCTCACCACCGACTCCCGCCGGACTCGGGCCATCGCCTGTGGCGAGCGGTCCGGGCCTGCCGTGCACGGCAGGCCGGCCCAGGCGGGCGACCTGGACGTCAGCGGACGGCCGCTGCACGCCGGCGTACCCGACCTGGACCGCTTCTTCCGCCCCCGGACCGTCGCCGTGATCGGCGCCTCGGACGCCGCGGGCCGCCCCAACACCGGCATCACGCGGCAGCTCGTCGACTGGGCGGAGCGGGTCGGCGCCCGGCTCCACCCAGTGCACCCCAGCCGGCCGTCCGTCTTCGGCATCCCCTGCTCACCGTCCGTCGCCGGCCTGCCCGAACAGGTCGATCTGGCCGTGGTGCTGGTCGGCGACCCCCTCCCGGTGATCGAGGAACTGGCCGAGGCCAAGACACGGTTCGCGGTCGTCTTCGCCTCCGGGTTCGCCGAGACCGGGCCGGAAGGCGAGGCCGCCCAGCGACGGCTGACCGCCGCCGTCGAGCGGTCGGGGCTGCGGCTGCTGGGGCCCAACACCAACCTCAACGCCTTCGAGCGGTTCCGTGACGACCTGGAGGGGCCGGCGATCGCGCTGATCACCCAGTCCGGCCACCAGGGCCGCCCGGTCTTCGCCCTCCAGGAGCTGGGCATCCGCCTCTCCCACTGGGCCCCCACCGGCAACGAGGCCGACCTGGACAGCGCCGACTTCCTCGCCTGGTTCGCCGAGCAGCCCGAGGTCGGCGCCATCGCCTGTTACCTGGAGGGGCTGAAGGACGGCCGTTCCTTCCTGCTCGCCGCCGACCGCGCCGCCCGGCGTGGAGTCCCGGTCGTGGCCGTCAAGGTGGGCCGTACCGAGACCGGCGCCCGCACGGCCGCCTCCCACACCGGCAAACTCACCGGCGCGGACGCCGTGGTGGACGCGGCGCTGCGCCAGTACGGCGTGATCCGGGTCGACGGGCTGGACGAACTCCAGGACACGGCCGCCCTGCTGGCCCGGGCCCGGCCGCCGCGCGCGGACGGGGTCGTCGTCTACTCGATCTCGGGCGGCACGGGCGCGCACGTCGCCGACCTGGCGACCGCCGCGGGCCTGAGCCTGCCGGAGCTGTCCGAGGCCAGGCAGGCCGAGCTGCACCAGTGGATACCCGAGTACCTGAGCGTCGCCAACCCGGTCGACAACGGCGGGCATCCGGTGGGGGACGAGCGCGGCCGGAAGATCATCGACGCGATCCTCGGCGATCCCGCGGTGGGCGTGCTGATCTGCCCGGTCACCGGGCCGTTCCCGCCGCTCAGCGACCGGCTCGTCCGGGACCTGGTGGACGCGGCCGAGCAGACCGACAAGCTGGTCTGCGTGGTGTGGGGCTCGCCGGTCGGCACCGAGCCCGCCTACCGCGAGGTCCTGCTCGGCTCCTCCCGCGTCGCCACGTTCCGCACGGTCGGCAACTGCCTCACCGCCGTCCGCGCCTACCTCGCCCACCACCGCTTCACGGCCGCCTACCGCTCCCCCTTCGACGAGGCCCCGCGCACCCCGTCGCCGTCCTACCGCAAGGCGCAGGCCCTGATGCAGCCCGGCCGGCAGCTGAGCGAGCACGCGGCGAAGCAGCTGCTGCGGGCGTACGGCATCCGCGTACCGCGCGAGCAGCTGGTGACCAGCGCGGCGGCGGCCGTCCGCGCGGCCGGGCTCGTGGGCTACCCGGTGGTGATGAAGGCCTCCGGGGCCCGGATCGCCCACAAGACCGAACTGGGCCTGGTGAAGATCGGGCTGACCTCGGCCAGCCAGGTCCGCGACGCCTACCGGGAGCTGACCGACATCGCCCGCTACGAGGACGTCGCCCTGGACGGCGTCCTGGTCTGCCAGATGGTGGAGCAGGGCGTCGAGATGGTCGTCGGTGTCGCCCACGACGACCTGTTCGGACCGACCGTGACCGTCGGACTCGGCGGCGTGCTCGTCGAGGTGCTGCGCGACACCGCCGTCGGGGTGCCGCCCTTCGGGGAGGGGCAGGCGCGGGACATGCTCGCCGGGCTGCGCGGGCGGGCCCTGCTCGACGGCGTCCGGGGGCGGCCGGCGGCGGATCTGGACGCGCTGGTCGAGGTCGTCCTGCGTGTGCAGCGCATGGCCCTGGAACTCGGGGACCAGCTCGCGGAACTGGACATCAACCCGCTGATGGTCCTGCCGCAGGGGCAGGGCGCCGTGGCGCTGGACGCGCTGGCGGTGTGCCGCTGA
- a CDS encoding enoyl-CoA hydratase/isomerase family protein, with protein MTGADVLYTTGDHVLCVTLNRPETLNALTPGQREDIIGLLAEASAEADVRAVVITGTGRGFCAGADLRAGGTGGERLAGDVARTLRTGAQRLIAAVLDCEKPVIAAVNGTAAGLGAHLAFACDLVLAAESARFIEVFVRRGLVPDGGGAYLLPRLVGPQRAKELMFFGDALTAADAERLGLVNRVVRDEELEKTARAWAERLASGPTRALALTKQLVNVSLDTDRAAAFAAEAAAQEINMTTADAREGIRSFVERRTAEYRGH; from the coding sequence ATGACCGGGGCCGATGTTCTGTACACGACCGGCGACCACGTCCTCTGCGTCACCCTCAACCGGCCCGAGACCCTCAACGCCCTCACGCCCGGGCAGCGCGAGGACATCATCGGGCTGCTCGCGGAGGCGTCCGCGGAGGCGGACGTGCGGGCCGTGGTGATCACGGGGACGGGCCGCGGCTTCTGCGCCGGGGCGGACCTCCGGGCGGGCGGCACCGGCGGCGAACGCCTCGCGGGCGACGTCGCCCGCACCCTGCGCACCGGCGCCCAGCGTCTGATCGCCGCCGTGCTCGACTGCGAGAAGCCGGTGATCGCGGCCGTGAACGGCACTGCGGCCGGCCTCGGCGCACATCTGGCGTTCGCCTGCGATCTGGTCCTCGCGGCCGAATCCGCCCGCTTCATCGAGGTGTTCGTCCGCCGCGGACTGGTCCCCGACGGCGGCGGCGCCTATCTCCTCCCGCGCCTCGTCGGCCCGCAGCGCGCGAAGGAGCTGATGTTCTTCGGCGACGCGCTCACCGCTGCGGACGCCGAACGCCTCGGGCTCGTCAACCGGGTCGTCAGGGACGAGGAGCTGGAGAAGACGGCCCGCGCCTGGGCCGAGCGACTCGCCTCCGGCCCGACCCGCGCCCTCGCCCTGACCAAGCAGCTCGTCAACGTCTCCCTAGACACCGACCGCGCCGCCGCCTTCGCCGCCGAGGCCGCCGCACAGGAGATCAACATGACGACGGCGGACGCACGGGAGGGCATACGGAGCTTCGTGGAACGGCGGACCGCGGAGTACCGGGGCCACTGA